The genomic DNA AGATAAAAAGTCTGCCGCAGAAGAAGCCATTAGCCAACAAACCGATCCAGATGCCAAACCGCTGGATATTATTCAACAACGCATCCAGAATCTATACCAGTTAAGTCAAGAACAAGCCACCCCCAAAGTATGGCTTACTATTTATCAGACCATAATGAAAAACCCCAAAGCAGATGCGTTTGAAGTATTGGCCGCCGCAGGTAAACCTTATCAAAAATACGACGCCGAGCACTCTGGCCATTACCGTCAATTGTACAGACAGGCATTAGACAATATTAAAGCTGATAGCCAGAACACAATTGATATTATTAATCAAGCAAAATCACTGTTACAACAAAAAGGCTCCAATACCGCCTTTTCAGCATTTGTTAGTCAACATATTCAGCAGCTACAAGAAGTACCTTGGGTAGCAGAACAATCTGATACTGCAGCAGGTCAAATCAAGCAGCTATTTCAGTTTGCTGAGCAACAAGGTTTTCTTAAAGAGTTTGAACGACGAATTGTCAAACGTTTGGTTAACGAGAACGGCTATCCGCTGCTTAAAGAACAAAAACTCGAACATGGTCCTTACATCAAGAAAATTACTGCTAATAAATCCAAACGTCCATGGCAAATTCCTAATCCAATTGCACCTATAATCAACTTAGGCCGCTTGGTTAAACAATTAATTAAGCCCGTTGCCCATCCCAAGTTGTTATCTAACACCCTTTCTATACCGATGAACTGGGGCAAAAAAGATACTAGCGTTTATGTATTTAATCGTGACCGTTTTTTACAGGATTTAACTGAATTAAAACCAAATACCCCCGAAGCAAGCTATCTTAATAAAACCTGTCAAATGCTATTTACTGAACAATTAGCTAATGATGCTAAATATTGGATAACAAAAAAGGCTAATAAAGTCTATATGGCATCAGGTAAAGACAATGTGCACGTTTTTGAAGAAACCATGCGTCATATTGGTAAGCAAGTACTAAGAGATAATGTACTCAGGCCGATTGTGCACGGTGTTTCTGAACAAGTGAAATTAGCCGATTTAATTGCAGCGCTCTCTTCAGAGGGTAACGCCTAAACATAATAAACGCTAACACTGATACCTTCTTATACAAGGTATAGTGCTAGTACACAATGCTGCGTTATTTCAGCTTATCAAGTGCCACTCCCAGCGTGATTGCGCCAATCGGTTTTTGATCCGCTGGATTGGTTATTGTAAAACTGAGTTGAGTGGTATAAGTGAGCGTCGATTTATCAAACTCTGTTTCAGCAATATGGATGGCTCCACTTCCTTTTAAATAAGTCTCTTGCCACTTAGCCTCATCTCCTTGCCAGTAGTCTGATGTAATGTCACTTACCCCCACATTCGTTCCTTTATTATTCATGACAATCACTTCTTTATACAATCCATTACTGTTTTCCTGAACTTCACGCACAACACCTGATGCCCGACTGTTAACAACCTCATTAATCAAGTCATATTTTCCACTGATTTTTTCCAGTCGCCATTTATCATCAAGTGCTTTAATTTTAGCTTCATCCCAATCAGCCGCCTTGCTATTGGAATCAATAATTGCATCGATCAGTGCTTTATCTGTTAACCATTTATTTTGAATAGATTGATAATGTTGCTTTAACTTAGCATCAGTACTTGCAAAAAAGTACCAATAAGCACCACCGCCACCACCAACAATGATTACTAATAAAACAACCGAAACAATGAGCTTTTTCATAATACTGTCGAGCCAAGTTGGCAAGTTTCTTTCTAGTATAGTCACCATTTAACAGAATGGTAGCAATACTGTCATTGGCTATTTACTGCTAATCACTATAGCATGCACGTGTCAGCTAACGACTGTATTTGAATCTGACATTCCATCAAGCAGATGTGAATCACTTAAAAAAATAATTTTATAAAGGTACAGACTATATTCAAAAATAAATCGCCACTACTTCATTTTTTAACTGCTATATTTTTTACATCAAGTGGATGACTCAACGGGACTGAATAGTTAGTTAAAGATGCATCATGTAACTCACTTCTTGCTAAAAATATATTTAGAACTCATATCAATTCAATACTAAATAGTTTTTCGACATTTAACCCTTAAAACAACAAAATACCTTCACATTTTTGATTTGAACTCTAAATAAATATCTGCTATCTTTTTTTGGATTACTTATCAATCAAAAGGTTAATTATGTGCGGCATTTGTGGAGAGTTTCGCTTCGACCAAACATCACCATCCATTAAAACACTGCAACAAATGAATGCCCGACAAACGTCACGAGGGCCTGATCACTCTGGGTTATTTATCCAAGACAATATAGGGCTTGGGCATACTCGATTAAAAATTATGGATTTAAGTGCTGCATCGGCCCAACCTATGCATGACTACCAACTGGGTTTAACCTTGGTATTTAATGGCGCAATTTATAATTACCCAGAAATTCGCCAGCAACTTGAGCAATTGGGATATCAGTTTTATTCTTCAGGTGACACAGAAGTCGTATTAAAAGCATTCCATGCCTGGGGCCCAGACTGTCTACAACGATTTAATGGCATGTTTGCTTTTGTTATTTGGCTTCGAGATCAAAATAAATTATTTATGGCCCGTGATCGTCTGGGGATTAAACCACTTTATTACTCACTCCAACCCAATGCTTGCTTATTCGCCTCGACATTACCCGCTTTATTAACAGTGCCCACTATCAGCAAACAGTTAAATCCAAAAGCTTTGCATTTTTATATGCACTTTCATTCCGTCGTGCCAGCACCTGATACTGTATTTAGCCATATTCATAAGCTAGAACCAGGTCATTATCAATGGCTTGATGGTGATGGCCAGCTAACCAAGCATCAATATTGGCAATTAAATTATGCATCTACTTCAAAACCCATTAATACCGATACCTTGGCAGAGTGGCAAAGTCAATTAACAGAGCAATTATTAACGGCAGTAAAGCGCAGAAATGTCGCTGCTGTTGATGTTGGCGTACTATTATCCGGTGGTGTAGACTCCAGCTTATTAGTAGGACTGCTAACTGAAGTAAAATCCACACCGATTCAAACATTTTCTATTGGCTTTGATACTGTTGATGATGAAGCAGGCGATGAATTTAAATACTCTGATCTAATTGCCGAACAATTTGCAACGGACCATCATAAGCTGTTTGTCTCCCCTACCCAGCTCATGGACAATTTACCAAGTGCCATCGCAGCAATGGCTGAACCGATGATGAGCCATGACTGTATTGCCTTTTATTTATTAGCGGCTGAAGTTAGTAAACATTGCAAAGCTGTGCAAAGTGGTCAAGGGGCTGATGAAGTATTCGGTGGCTATCATTGGTACCCACCCTTATTAACCTCGAATACGCCTGTCCAAACCTATAAGCAACATTTTTTTGATCGCAATTACTCAGAATATCAACAAATTTTTCAAACTGACTGGCTAACTCAAGACTATGCCAGCGAGTTCGTTGCTGGGCACTTTTCACAACCAGGTGCCAATGACCCGATTAATAAGGCGTTACGTCTTGACACAACCGTAATGCTGATTGAAGACCCAGTAAAACGCGTGGACAACATGACAATGGCCCATGGTTTAGAGGCAAGAGTACCTTTTCTCGATCATGAGCTGGTTGAGTTTAGTGCAACCTTGCCCGCAGCAGTCAAAGTCAAGGCTAACGATGGTAAGTGGATACTAAAATCCGTCGCCAGACAGTTTGTCACTGATAAAGTTATTGATCGCCCTAAGGGCTATTTTCCCGTTCCTGCTCTAAAGTATTTACAAGGGCCAACGTTAGATTGGGTTGCTGCTGCATTGACCAGCCACACAGCCAAGCAGCGTAAACTGTATAACCAAGCGTATATTGATACCTTGCTAAGCAACCCTAAAAACCATTTATCACCATTAAATGGCTCTAAACTGTGGCAAATGGGCCTGCTTGAACTCTGGCTTCAAACCCAAGGAATTTAGTCATGCAACTTGATCAGCCAGTCTCTAATGAACGACTCTTAAGAAAACAGTTACCTTCATTTAATAATCTGAAAGCCGTCGCTAACCATCACGAAGATAAGCAGTTGCCAGAGAATATTATCATTCCCTGTGGCTGGGGACGTTTATTAATCGGCAATACATTTCAAGACCCCCAACAACTGGCAAACACCTTAGCCGAAGAATCAGAAGGCCAACGGGACATCGCCCTTTATGTATCAAACCCCCATGTAGTATTGAGCTACTCCCCTCAGCATCTATTTCTAGACCCTTCAGATACACTGCGCATTTGGATGGATAACTATCGGGCCGCTAAAAAGCCTTTTTCTCACTTACAAATTCGTAGAGCCTGCTCTATTGAAGATGCAACCGCTATCAACGCCCTCTACCAACAACGTAAAATGGTCCCAGTTGATCCTCAACAGGTTGAGTTTTATAAAAATTCTCGAAAAGTTATTTTTTTTGTAGCAGAACATGTTGCCAACAAAGAAATTATCGGTACTGTTATTGCCGTTAATCACCGAGAGTCTTATGGCGACCCAACTCATGGCAGCAGTTTATGGTCATTGGCTGTATCCCCTAATACCCAAGTCGCGGGTGTTGGTGAGGCATTAGTTCGGCACATTATTGAATATTGTGCCGCTCGGGGTTGTCACTATCTAGACTTATCTGTCTTACATAGCAATAAGATGGCCAAAGAGCTATATAAAAAAATTGGTTTCAAACCCATTAATACCTTTGCGATCAAAAATAAAAATGCCATTAATGAAAAGTTATTTTTAGGCGATAACCAACCTGAAAAATTAAATCCTTACGCAAAAATCATTACTGATGAAGCCATGCGAAGAGGCATTGATGTCACAGTGCAAGACTATGCTGAGAATTTATTTACATTATCCCTAGGAGGACGAAAAATCCGCTGTCACGAATCGTTATCTGATGTAACACCTGCGGTCTCCATGCACCTGTGCCAACAAAAGGCGCTCACCCATAAAGTCTTGAAAAATGCTGGTTTAAATACTCCAGAATATTGTACTTATCAATCAGAATTACAAGCCAATGCTTTTTTAGCCAAGCACCAAGCCATCGTAGTAAAACCAGCCAATAGCGAACAAGGCAGAGGGATTACCGTTAACATACAAAATCATACGACACTAATGAGCGCTATCGAACGTGCCCAACATGAGTCTGCCGATATTTTATTAGAGAAGTTTTATCTGGGTTTGGATTTACGTGTCGTGGTTATTGGTTATCAAGTGGTGGCTGCCGCTATTCGAAAGCCGGCAGAAATTATTGGTGATGGCATACACTCCATCAAACGGTTAGTTACCTACCAAAGCCGCCGACGTCAAGCAGCAACAGGCGGTGAAAGTCGTATACCTATTGATAGCGAAACTGAGCGCTGTGTTACTGAACAAGGTTACTCATGGAGCACTATACTGCCAAAGGGTAAACAGTTATTTGTTTGCAAAACAGCAAATTTACATACAGGTGGCACCTTGCAAGATGTGACAACCAGCCTATCAGACACATTACGCACGGTTTCTGAACAAGCAGCACAAGCCTTAGCTATCCCAGTGGTAGGCTTAGACCTCATCGTCCCAAGCCCCAGTGCTAATGAGTACGTCATCATTGAAGCAAATGAACGCCCTGGTTTGGAAAATCACGCTCCTCAACCCACGGCAGAAAAATTTATTGACTTATTATTTCCACTAAGTAACAAAAAAATAAAATGAAAAATATTCCTTTTACGATTGATCAAGATTATTTACTTAACCAACTGCAGTCTTTATTGACTATCCCTTGCCCAACAGGTTTTACAGATCAAGCCGTGTGTTATGTATGCCATGAACTTGATCAGCTGAAAATAGATTACTCCCTCACTCGACGGGGAACGATCATTGGTAACCTGGTGGGCAAACAGCAATCACCTGATCGCGCAGTAGTTACCCACCTGGATACCATTGGCGCAATGGTAAGAGAGATTAAAGCCAATGGGCGCTTGGCCATCACCCCCGTTGGCCATTGGTCGAGCCGCTTTGCCGAGGGGGGGCGTGTCAGTATTTTTACCGATTTAGGAGAGCTACGGGGTACTGTGCTACCTATTTTTGCTGCTGGCCATGTATTTAATCAGGAAATTGATACCCAGCCTGTTACCTGGGATCATGTTGAAGTGCGAGTCGATTTAGAAATCCATTCTCAGGAAGATGCTCTGAATCATGGTATAGGCGTTGGCGATTTTGTTGCATTCGATCCCAACTCAGAAGTGCTTGAAAATGGTTATTTAGTATCTCGCCACCTCGACAACAAAGCCGGCACCGCCAGTTTATTAGCAGCGATTAAAGCCGTAAAAGACTACAACATTCCAGTGACTATTGATTGCCACCCTATTTTTACCTTATCCGAAGAAACTGGAATGGGATTGGGACACGCCTTAGATTGCCATGTAACAGAATGTGTGGGTATTGACATTGGCCCTATTGCTGAGGGGCAAAATGCCATCGAACGAGGCGTTACCATTGCAATGAAAGACTCCAGCGGCCCTTACGACTATTACTTAACCCATCATTTAATCGACTTGTGTCGTACTAATAGTATTCCCCATAGCCGGGACGTTTTTCGTTATTATTACAGTGATGCGGTATCTGCAATCAATGCCGGACATGATGTACGCCATGGGCTAATTACTTTTGGCACCGATGCCACTCATGGTTATGAAAGAACTCACCTTGAAGCATTAATTCATTGTGCAAGGCTCATCGTCCATTATATCCAGAGCCCACCTGCCATTAAATCAGACGCAAAAGCCAAACCTACCACAGAAGAGTTTACCGACCAGGCGGCTAGCTACCCAACTAATTCACACACTCAGAACTCCAGTGATTAATGGTCCATGCGTAAAATAAATAGGCTACTCTACTTTGCGCATGAATCACACTGGATGTATGCATCACCAGTCGTTCGTGGAGTAGCTCATGGGTAAAATAAGGTAAAAACTTTATTATCCATGATCACCCACTTCACCGTGTAACTTCATTATCTGTAGCTTAACAGCCTGTTATTCAGGCAAGTCTTTTTTGCTCGCGGAAGTGATAGCTCCCACCTCTAACAACGGAGCTGCATCCAAATCCTGAGCATCCATCATACTGGCTATACGCTGCATTGATGAAAGCAATAAAGACTGCTCCCATTCTTTGAGCCCACAAAACTTTTTAATAAAATGGTCCTGCAAAGGCTGAGGGGCAGACTGTAATGCCGCTTGCCCCTGTTCTGTCAGGTAAAGTCCCACCCGTCGTTTATCCTGTTGACTACGCTGTCTCACTAGCAAGCTACGCGCTTCCAACCGATCCGTAATATTGGTGATTGTTGCTGGACTTAAATTAATATTTTTAGCGACTGCGCTAATGGTAATGCCTTCTTGGCGCCCTACTTCCTGTAAAATCAACAACTGGGGGCCAGTCAAACCTAAATTTTTGTTCAACTGTTTAGAGTGCAAGTCAATTGCCCGGATAACTTTCCGCAAGGCAACTAACAGTTCTTCATATTTTTCCATGCTCAAATATACCACAATAAATTCTACCAGCTAATGCTGATACTAGCCCCATTGTACAACACATTTTCTTTAGTAAAGAACCACTAAACTCAAGTATTTATTTAAAGGCACCGCTAATAATGGTTTATGGTCTCTGCACAGGTCGTGAACAAGACAGCTTGCGAAGTGTAAAGCCGGTTGTCTTTCCAAGCAAGCTAATACAGTGCAAGCGCTCATCAGGCAGCGCCTTTACCTAATGTAGCAGGCTTGTTTATGCCTCTATTTTATCAAGTTCCCTCGTCAAATACTCTTTATCCAGCCAAGGAGCTTAGTCCACTCCTGTTCCTAGTATAACGAAGTCAAAATATTACACATCTAAACAATAGAGTTCAAACAAATCAGTACTACAGCAACTGCAATACACCAACCAGATCACAATAAAAACCATGAAATATCACCAACTATCGTTCAATATAACGGATTTTAAAGGAAATTATGGGCATACTCATCAATTTTGTGTTGTAATATTAGCTAAAGCTATTCAGGAGGCATAACCAATTTTTAGTTTGAACACTAACAATATTAAGTTAGTATATGACAACAATAATAATTCCAGTCTGAATATTTCAGCAGGCATAAAAGATTCTGGGCACTCTGATTAAAGCCCTTTTATCTCAAATGAAAAGAAATAAATTAGGTTTACGTTAATGAAAAAGTTACTGTTTTTTTTATGTTTAACAATGACGCTGGCGAACACAGTACAAGCAAAAGAGTGCGAAATTGATAAAAAGATCCGTTTCGCTGGAATGAACTGGTTATCCAACCAAATTACAGTAGAAATTGAGCGTTTTATTTTAGAAAAGGGTTATGGTTGTAAAACAACAGTTGAAACTGGTGATACCTTACCCATGCTGGCAGCCATCAGCCGCGGCGATGTAGATATTATGTCAGAAGTCTGGATCAACAGTGTCTCAGAAGCCTGGAATAAAGCCGTTAAAGAGGGCCAAGTGAAAAGCCTCGGCGATGTCTATACCGGCGGAATTGAAGGCTGGTTTATTCCCAAGTACTTAGCGAAAAAATACCCTGATTTAAAATCTGTCAGCGATTTACCCAAGTACAAACATTTATTTAAAGATCGCGAAGCACCTGGTAAAGGCCGCTTTTATTCCTGCCCCATTGGCTGGGCCTGTGAAGTGATTAACCAAAACTTGATAAAAGCCTTTCAATTAGAGGACCAATATAACGTCTTTTCTCCAGGAACAGGAGCTGCATTAAAAGCAGCAATCACCTCACACTACAAACGTCGTAAGCCTATTTTATTTTACTATTGGGCACCCACTGCGGTATTAGGCAAATTTGATATGGTGAAACTCACAATGCCTCCCTACGACAAAACTGGCCACATTTGCAACACTAACCCCGAATGTACTAAACCTTATCCTGGCAATTACCCTATCGCGGCAATTAAAACTGGGATCCACACCGACTTCGCTAAAGCAGCACCACAACTGGTAGACTTTATTAGCAAAGTGAAAATCCCCACCCAGGAGGTCAACAAATTACTAGCCTGGGCAGATGAAGAAGGTGCAGAGTCTACCGAAGTAGCCCATTATTTCTTAAAAAATTATGAGTCTTTATGGACCCAATGGGTACCAGGTGACGTTGCTAAGCAAGTTAAAGCTGCACTGTGAGGTAACCCGATGTTTCCTGAGTTGATTCCTGCACGCAAACTGCGCAAAACAATTGATAATGCCGTTGAAAACCTGGTAGCAGAGTATGGGGATATTCTTGAACAAGCTACCCAACCCTTTATTGATCTACTGATATGGCTTGAACAAGGGTTACGGCAGTCACCCTGGTGGTTAGTACTGTTAGTGGTCGCAGGATTAACCTGGCTAGGTAGTCGCCGCTGGCAATTGACCCTGGCGATGCCCGCTTTACTGGCTTTTATCGGTGCCATTGGGCTTTGGGATCAAGGCATGCAAACCTTGGCCTTAATGATTGTGGCCACTGGGTTATCCATTCTGATTGGTATTCCTACCGGCATCTTAATGTCACGATCAACTTGGCTGCGGAAAATCATCTTACCTATCCTGGATATTATGCAAACCATGCCCAGCTTTGTTTACTTGATTCCCGTGGTAATGTTATTTGGCTTAGGAAAAATCCCTGCCATTATTGCCACAGTTATTTATGCTGTGCCGCCGTTAATTCGGTTGACGGATCTTGGCATTCGCCTAGTTGATAAAGAAGTTCTGGAAGCCTCCCAAGCCTTTGGCGCTAACACCAGACAACAGTTGCTGGGTATTCAATTACCCCTGGCGTTACCCAATATTATGGCTGGCATCAACCAAACCACAATGATGGCATTAGCGATGGTAGTTATTGCTTCCATGATTGGCGCCAAAGGGTTAGGCCAGGAAGTATTAATGGGCATCAATCGCCTGGAAGTAGGCCGAGGTTTATTAGCAGGCTTGGCTATCGTCGCTCTAGCCATTTTATTTGATCGTATTACTCAGTCCTTTGGCCAACGCCGACAGCAACAGGAGTAGTTTGCATGAAAATTGAAGTTCGCAATATTTATAAGCTGTTTGGCCCTCGCCCAAAAAAATGGCTAGAAGACGCAAAAGCGGGTTTAAGCAAACCAGCACTATTGGAAAAAAGCGGCCACACCATTGGGCTACGCAATATTAATTTGAATATTGAAGCCGGTCAGATATATGTCATTATGGGTCTATCTGGCTCTGGAAAATCCACGTTGATTCGCCACTTTAATCGACTGATTGAGCCCACTGCAGGACAAATTATTGTTGATGGTATCGACGTGATGGCCATGTCTAAACGTGAGTTAGAAGACTTCCGTCGCCATAAAGTGAGTATGGTTTTTCAGCGGTTCGGTTTATTACCCCATAAAACCATTATCGACAATGTTGCATATGGACTCGCTATTCAAGGCATTAGCAAACAAGCTCGTGAAGAAAAAGCCCTTTATTGGCTTGATCAAGTAGGCTTAACTGGGTTTGAAAATCAATATCCCGATCAATTATCTGGCGGTATGCAACAACGGGTTGGTCTGGCCCGCGCACTAGCGACCGATCCAGATATTTTATTAATGGATGAAGCCTTTAGCGCTCTCGACCCATTAATTCGCCGAGAAATGCAAGATCAGTTGATGGAATTACAGGAAAAGCTCAATAAAACCATTATTTTTATTACCCATGACTTGGACGAAGCCTTGCGCTTGGGCAATCGAATTGCCATTCTACGAGATGGTGAATTGATTCAGGAAGGCACCCCGGAAGATATTTTGCTTAACCCAGAAAATGACTATGTGCAGGCCTTTCTCCAAGACGTCAATAGAGGCAAAGTACTTACCGCAGGCCACGCCACCAAACAGCCTGGCATTACCTTAACTACCCGTACAACTCCGCAAAAAGCGCTGGAAAAACTTAAGCAACAGGGGCTTGATTATGCCTGTGTGTTAGAGGGAAAAGCCTTAAAAGGCATTGTGACCCATTTGGATATCACCAAAGCTAATCAGGCGCAAGCAAAAGAAATTGGTCGTTATGTGCAGGAGGCTATCACTATTCCAGATGATGCCGAGTTACAGGAAGTGTTACCCCAGCTGCTTACCTCCAAACTACCGGTTGCGGTCACCAATAAGCAGGGGGAATTTAAAGGCTGGTTGTCGAAAACCAAAGTGATCGAT from Spartinivicinus poritis includes the following:
- a CDS encoding N-acetylglutaminylglutamine amidotransferase, with amino-acid sequence MCGICGEFRFDQTSPSIKTLQQMNARQTSRGPDHSGLFIQDNIGLGHTRLKIMDLSAASAQPMHDYQLGLTLVFNGAIYNYPEIRQQLEQLGYQFYSSGDTEVVLKAFHAWGPDCLQRFNGMFAFVIWLRDQNKLFMARDRLGIKPLYYSLQPNACLFASTLPALLTVPTISKQLNPKALHFYMHFHSVVPAPDTVFSHIHKLEPGHYQWLDGDGQLTKHQYWQLNYASTSKPINTDTLAEWQSQLTEQLLTAVKRRNVAAVDVGVLLSGGVDSSLLVGLLTEVKSTPIQTFSIGFDTVDDEAGDEFKYSDLIAEQFATDHHKLFVSPTQLMDNLPSAIAAMAEPMMSHDCIAFYLLAAEVSKHCKAVQSGQGADEVFGGYHWYPPLLTSNTPVQTYKQHFFDRNYSEYQQIFQTDWLTQDYASEFVAGHFSQPGANDPINKALRLDTTVMLIEDPVKRVDNMTMAHGLEARVPFLDHELVEFSATLPAAVKVKANDGKWILKSVARQFVTDKVIDRPKGYFPVPALKYLQGPTLDWVAAALTSHTAKQRKLYNQAYIDTLLSNPKNHLSPLNGSKLWQMGLLELWLQTQGI
- the ngg gene encoding N-acetylglutaminylglutamine synthetase, which gives rise to MQLDQPVSNERLLRKQLPSFNNLKAVANHHEDKQLPENIIIPCGWGRLLIGNTFQDPQQLANTLAEESEGQRDIALYVSNPHVVLSYSPQHLFLDPSDTLRIWMDNYRAAKKPFSHLQIRRACSIEDATAINALYQQRKMVPVDPQQVEFYKNSRKVIFFVAEHVANKEIIGTVIAVNHRESYGDPTHGSSLWSLAVSPNTQVAGVGEALVRHIIEYCAARGCHYLDLSVLHSNKMAKELYKKIGFKPINTFAIKNKNAINEKLFLGDNQPEKLNPYAKIITDEAMRRGIDVTVQDYAENLFTLSLGGRKIRCHESLSDVTPAVSMHLCQQKALTHKVLKNAGLNTPEYCTYQSELQANAFLAKHQAIVVKPANSEQGRGITVNIQNHTTLMSAIERAQHESADILLEKFYLGLDLRVVVIGYQVVAAAIRKPAEIIGDGIHSIKRLVTYQSRRRQAATGGESRIPIDSETERCVTEQGYSWSTILPKGKQLFVCKTANLHTGGTLQDVTTSLSDTLRTVSEQAAQALAIPVVGLDLIVPSPSANEYVIIEANERPGLENHAPQPTAEKFIDLLFPLSNKKIK
- a CDS encoding osmoprotectant NAGGN system M42 family peptidase, whose protein sequence is MKNIPFTIDQDYLLNQLQSLLTIPCPTGFTDQAVCYVCHELDQLKIDYSLTRRGTIIGNLVGKQQSPDRAVVTHLDTIGAMVREIKANGRLAITPVGHWSSRFAEGGRVSIFTDLGELRGTVLPIFAAGHVFNQEIDTQPVTWDHVEVRVDLEIHSQEDALNHGIGVGDFVAFDPNSEVLENGYLVSRHLDNKAGTASLLAAIKAVKDYNIPVTIDCHPIFTLSEETGMGLGHALDCHVTECVGIDIGPIAEGQNAIERGVTIAMKDSSGPYDYYLTHHLIDLCRTNSIPHSRDVFRYYYSDAVSAINAGHDVRHGLITFGTDATHGYERTHLEALIHCARLIVHYIQSPPAIKSDAKAKPTTEEFTDQAASYPTNSHTQNSSD
- a CDS encoding MarR family winged helix-turn-helix transcriptional regulator, whose amino-acid sequence is MEKYEELLVALRKVIRAIDLHSKQLNKNLGLTGPQLLILQEVGRQEGITISAVAKNINLSPATITNITDRLEARSLLVRQRSQQDKRRVGLYLTEQGQAALQSAPQPLQDHFIKKFCGLKEWEQSLLLSSMQRIASMMDAQDLDAAPLLEVGAITSASKKDLPE
- a CDS encoding ABC transporter substrate-binding protein, with protein sequence MKKLLFFLCLTMTLANTVQAKECEIDKKIRFAGMNWLSNQITVEIERFILEKGYGCKTTVETGDTLPMLAAISRGDVDIMSEVWINSVSEAWNKAVKEGQVKSLGDVYTGGIEGWFIPKYLAKKYPDLKSVSDLPKYKHLFKDREAPGKGRFYSCPIGWACEVINQNLIKAFQLEDQYNVFSPGTGAALKAAITSHYKRRKPILFYYWAPTAVLGKFDMVKLTMPPYDKTGHICNTNPECTKPYPGNYPIAAIKTGIHTDFAKAAPQLVDFISKVKIPTQEVNKLLAWADEEGAESTEVAHYFLKNYESLWTQWVPGDVAKQVKAAL
- a CDS encoding ABC transporter permease — its product is MFPELIPARKLRKTIDNAVENLVAEYGDILEQATQPFIDLLIWLEQGLRQSPWWLVLLVVAGLTWLGSRRWQLTLAMPALLAFIGAIGLWDQGMQTLALMIVATGLSILIGIPTGILMSRSTWLRKIILPILDIMQTMPSFVYLIPVVMLFGLGKIPAIIATVIYAVPPLIRLTDLGIRLVDKEVLEASQAFGANTRQQLLGIQLPLALPNIMAGINQTTMMALAMVVIASMIGAKGLGQEVLMGINRLEVGRGLLAGLAIVALAILFDRITQSFGQRRQQQE
- a CDS encoding quaternary amine ABC transporter ATP-binding protein — protein: MKIEVRNIYKLFGPRPKKWLEDAKAGLSKPALLEKSGHTIGLRNINLNIEAGQIYVIMGLSGSGKSTLIRHFNRLIEPTAGQIIVDGIDVMAMSKRELEDFRRHKVSMVFQRFGLLPHKTIIDNVAYGLAIQGISKQAREEKALYWLDQVGLTGFENQYPDQLSGGMQQRVGLARALATDPDILLMDEAFSALDPLIRREMQDQLMELQEKLNKTIIFITHDLDEALRLGNRIAILRDGELIQEGTPEDILLNPENDYVQAFLQDVNRGKVLTAGHATKQPGITLTTRTTPQKALEKLKQQGLDYACVLEGKALKGIVTHLDITKANQAQAKEIGRYVQEAITIPDDAELQEVLPQLLTSKLPVAVTNKQGEFKGWLSKTKVIDLVA